In Candidatus Polarisedimenticolia bacterium, the DNA window GTAGGTCGGCTTCATGCCGGGGACGCCGCAGAACGCCGCGGGCTGGCGGATGGACCCACCGGTGTCGGTGCCGAGCGCCGCCGGGACCTCGCGCGCGGCCACCGCCGCAGCCGACCCGCCGCTCGATCCGCCCGGCACGCGGTCCGGCGCCCAGGGGTTCGAGGTCTTCTCGAACGCCGAGTTCTCGGTGGAGGATCCCATCGCGAACTCGTCCATGTTGGTCTTGCCGAGGAGGACCGCGCCCGCGCCCCGCAGGCGCGCCACGCATGTGGCGTCGTAGATCGGGACATGGTTCTGGAGAATGCGGGAGCCGCATGTGGCGGGCGCTCCGCGGGCGCACAGGACGTCCTTGACGGCGATCGGCACGCCGGCGAGAGGCCCTGGCGTGCGCCCCTCCGCCCGCTCACGGTCGACGCGCGCGGCCTCCCGCAGGGCCTCCTCCTCGAGGAGAATGCGGAACGCCTTGAGACGCGGCTCGAGGGCGCGGGCCCGCTCGAGGTGGGCGCGGCACACCTCGACGGCGCTCGCTTCTCCCGAGGCGACGAGGGAGCGGATCTCGCCGATCGTCCGGCCGGTGAGCCCGCTCAACCGATCACCTTCGGGACCTTGAAATGGACGCCGTCCGACTCCGGGGCGTTCGCCAGCGCCTCCATGCGCGGAATCGAGGGAACCAGGACATCGTCGCGCAGCGCCAGCGCGCCGCTCTCGATCGAGGTGGTCGGCTCGATGGCCGAGGTGTCGAGCTCGTTCAGTCGAGCCACGTAGTCGAGGATCGAGCTGATCTGGCGGGTGAAGCGGTCGATCTCCTCCTCGTTGAATTCGAGGTTGGCCAGCTTCGCGAGATGCAGGACTTCGTTCCGGGTGATCGCCATGGCGGGGGAGCCCCGCCGGCGATTATACCCGAGTCATTGTGGTAGCCTTCCGGCCATGAGCCGAACGATTGCGGTGAATGAGGCGCGCGCCGACACCCGAGGCATGGTCCGGGCCGCGGCGGCGGTCCTGGTCCTCCTCGGCGCGGCCCCCGTAGCGAAGCCCGCCGTGGAGCCCGAGGCGCCCGTCGGCGCGGTGCGGATCACCATCGAGACGATCGCCGTCGACCGCCGGGGCACTCAGTCCCTCGGCACGGACGTGGCCGATGTCTTCTCGGGCAGCTCCGGGGTGCTGAAGAAATCGGCCACCCTCATCAGCCGCACCGGGGGCGAGGCGCGCGAAATGGTGGAGCTGACGGCCCGCCTGAGCCCCACCCTGTCCCCGGAAGGAGGCTGCGCCCTCCACATCGAGACCGAGACGCGCAGCGTCCTGGCCGGAGCGAGAGCCGGCGCCCGGCCGCGCCCGCCCGACCGGGTGCGCGCCGCGGTGGTCCTGAAGCCCTTCGAGGAGAAGATGGTCGAAGCGTATTCGTCCACCGTCACCCAGGGCAGGCTCGCCTTCCGGGTGCGCTGCGGGACGCCCGATGCGGATCAGGGGCCCGAGTCGCAGTTCGCCGAGTTCGTGCTGTCCGTGTCCCGGGGCGAAGGGGACCAGGAGCCGAAGCCGATGAAGAGCAACCGGCTGCGGGCGCTGATCGGTCACGAAGCGGGCAACCATTTCTCCTTCAACGTGACCCTCGATCCGGACGCCTCCGGCGCCCGGCGATACCGCAAGGAAGAGGTGGACGTGAGCCTGACACCGGTCCTCATCTCGGGCGGCCGCATCCAGGTCGAGG includes these proteins:
- the gatC gene encoding Asp-tRNA(Asn)/Glu-tRNA(Gln) amidotransferase subunit GatC: MAITRNEVLHLAKLANLEFNEEEIDRFTRQISSILDYVARLNELDTSAIEPTTSIESGALALRDDVLVPSIPRMEALANAPESDGVHFKVPKVIG